One segment of Vibrio gazogenes DNA contains the following:
- a CDS encoding tyrosine-type recombinase/integrase, with product MYSVALNHTDFDVYSLPDGDYPMPADDTVVSLDKSFSPVSYFKDEKWDFNDFFNTNGAPKSQYIFRFPKGKHNAKLLLELKQRAYFLVWGGKGRLLDVGNPFRKIESCFNIIRYTEKILRCFKNTQINHLSMLSNELVFNQVLQELSVKSEAVSLLTLKQLNILSSLNSYFPENRHYELGIPEGKTINQVAKKYSLTGKGHYPTVIPVIYEQLMGHLINDVEAAFLDLDILNNVKKFAQNKNITERKAVETFKVYESACFVTCSAFTGMRISELQCITHDSYKEIEVEGITLPTLRSWTRKLEKISREDVWACSPICQKALSVLRELNSDHRSEKNNIHISPRFSFESQAKTGNNIKCSKKEVLLNTKGLSDLFKFYSNHINIQYIPSTMNEAYSLLNPVISERYEPRKQREDETIYWHFSSHSLRRSFAHFVVGNGLVSLASLKQQFKHIHLSMTAIYASHSDVLTLLGIENQASIKRDIEQAEEVAHIKYLKDMVEHPEEQSGGFMKAFEGDPRVMTEKEFEALAKKTKGANKTTGYGRCFAGVKCKLAHIFEPSNCVAEDCENLNINKEEAFRWQKRHRSLCFNIEKMKKLGLFNRNTLARELTDIRAAEKVMFEHGIDFNRFELGSL from the coding sequence ATGTATAGCGTTGCTTTAAATCACACCGATTTTGACGTGTATTCTTTACCCGATGGTGACTATCCAATGCCTGCAGATGATACAGTGGTCAGTCTCGATAAAAGTTTTTCTCCGGTTTCTTATTTCAAAGATGAAAAATGGGATTTCAATGATTTTTTCAATACTAATGGTGCACCAAAATCACAATATATATTCAGATTTCCTAAAGGAAAACACAATGCAAAGCTGCTTCTTGAACTCAAACAACGAGCGTATTTTTTAGTTTGGGGTGGGAAAGGAAGGCTGCTTGATGTAGGAAATCCATTTCGAAAAATTGAATCATGTTTCAATATCATAAGATACACAGAAAAAATCTTACGATGTTTTAAAAACACGCAAATAAATCACCTTTCAATGCTAAGTAATGAACTGGTTTTTAATCAGGTATTACAAGAGTTGTCGGTAAAATCTGAAGCAGTTTCATTACTAACACTGAAACAGTTAAACATATTAAGTAGCCTAAATAGTTATTTCCCCGAAAATCGTCATTACGAGCTAGGTATTCCTGAAGGGAAAACAATCAATCAGGTTGCAAAAAAATATTCTTTAACAGGGAAAGGGCATTATCCGACAGTTATTCCTGTGATTTATGAGCAATTAATGGGGCATCTAATCAATGATGTAGAAGCTGCTTTTCTTGATCTTGATATATTGAATAATGTTAAAAAATTTGCTCAAAACAAGAACATCACAGAACGAAAAGCCGTAGAAACTTTTAAAGTATACGAGAGTGCTTGTTTTGTTACTTGTAGTGCTTTCACTGGTATGCGGATTAGCGAATTACAATGTATTACTCACGATTCATACAAAGAGATCGAGGTTGAAGGTATTACCCTGCCAACTCTTCGCTCATGGACTAGGAAACTAGAAAAAATATCGCGAGAAGATGTATGGGCCTGTTCGCCAATATGCCAAAAAGCTTTGTCTGTACTAAGAGAGTTAAATAGCGACCATCGTTCTGAAAAAAATAACATTCATATCAGTCCACGGTTTTCTTTCGAGAGCCAAGCCAAAACAGGTAACAATATAAAGTGCTCAAAAAAGGAAGTTTTACTCAATACAAAGGGTTTGAGTGATTTATTTAAATTCTATTCAAACCATATAAATATTCAGTATATACCTTCAACAATGAATGAAGCTTATTCGCTACTAAATCCGGTTATATCTGAACGATATGAACCGCGTAAGCAGAGAGAAGATGAAACGATTTATTGGCACTTTTCATCTCACTCACTTCGACGTTCGTTTGCTCATTTCGTTGTAGGTAATGGTCTGGTTTCGCTTGCCTCATTGAAACAGCAATTTAAACATATCCACTTGTCTATGACCGCCATTTATGCCAGCCACAGTGACGTATTAACACTACTTGGTATAGAGAACCAAGCCAGTATTAAAAGAGATATTGAGCAAGCGGAGGAAGTTGCTCATATCAAATACTTAAAAGATATGGTTGAGCATCCAGAGGAACAATCAGGTGGTTTTATGAAAGCGTTTGAAGGTGATCCAAGGGTAATGACTGAGAAAGAATTTGAAGCTCTTGCCAAGAAAACAAAAGGAGCAAATAAAACCACTGGTTATGGCCGTTGTTTTGCTGGAGTAAAATGCAAATTAGCGCATATTTTTGAACCATCGAACTGTGTTGCTGAAGATTGTGAAAATCTAAATATCAATAAGGAAGAAGCATTCCGGTGGCAAAAAAGGCACCGTTCACTTTGTTTCAACATTGAAAAAATGAAAAAGCTTGGACTATTTAATCGAAATACATTGGCTCGTGAGTTAACAGATATACGTGCTGCTGAGAAAGTTATGTTTGAGCATGGTATTGATTTTAACCGATTCGAGTTAGGGAGTCTTTAA
- a CDS encoding DUF2703 domain-containing protein — MKTMTIEWQRLVDSDGQTCERCSSTGDATDVAFGKLKRCMAEVGIEVLMEKRSISQTVFEEKPLESNKILIDGRTIEEWVGATSGQNTCCGPCGDNECRTINIGNQMYEAVPENMIIRAGFLAAAEKLK, encoded by the coding sequence ATGAAGACAATGACTATCGAATGGCAGCGTTTGGTTGATAGCGATGGACAAACGTGCGAGCGGTGTTCTAGTACTGGTGACGCAACAGATGTTGCATTCGGCAAACTTAAGCGCTGTATGGCAGAAGTTGGTATCGAAGTGCTCATGGAAAAGCGTTCTATCAGCCAAACAGTTTTCGAGGAAAAGCCACTAGAATCTAACAAAATTTTGATCGATGGTCGAACCATCGAAGAATGGGTCGGTGCAACTTCAGGACAAAATACTTGTTGTGGTCCTTGTGGCGATAATGAATGCCGGACCATTAATATTGGAAACCAGATGTATGAAGCAGTTCCCGAGAATATGATTATTCGCGCGGGATTTCTAGCCGCTGCTGAAAAATTGAAATAA
- a CDS encoding type IV toxin-antitoxin system AbiEi family antitoxin translates to MMQLHNEPNLIGLPSEFNAVYTLGEMGGRPQLKMTVNGQPITFNIFYAHIHRKESIKSYLKRRPKANDILFCNHLSDYLRQLCHDSNINYADDSGNVRVMTGDICIFIGNRPPIKQNKSHQFMTIGIMKCLFALFAEKDLINETYANIASKADISVGMVTKAMKYLIENNHIAKSKRQRRFLNEPELRYEWLKSYGHILARYHQVTTYPPVDNWKDILLQPGDVWGGEVAATQLTKYNHPHELLLFSRHQPVKYSIGHKELPPLKVIKPFWGKSLKIGQPALALLTIAELLLSKDARNREVAYLINDKYGELNKLPL, encoded by the coding sequence ATGATGCAACTTCATAACGAACCCAATCTTATTGGCTTACCGTCAGAATTCAACGCTGTCTATACGCTTGGAGAAATGGGTGGTAGGCCGCAGCTTAAAATGACAGTTAATGGTCAGCCGATAACTTTTAATATTTTTTATGCTCATATACATCGTAAAGAAAGTATTAAAAGCTATTTAAAACGACGACCAAAAGCTAACGACATACTTTTCTGTAATCACCTTAGCGATTATCTTAGGCAGTTATGCCATGACTCAAATATCAACTATGCCGATGACTCCGGAAACGTAAGAGTAATGACTGGTGACATATGCATATTCATTGGCAATAGACCTCCGATAAAACAAAATAAATCTCACCAGTTTATGACTATCGGTATCATGAAGTGCTTATTTGCTCTTTTCGCTGAAAAAGACCTTATCAATGAGACCTATGCGAATATTGCATCTAAAGCAGACATTTCGGTTGGTATGGTTACAAAGGCAATGAAGTACCTTATTGAAAACAACCATATAGCAAAGAGTAAACGCCAAAGAAGATTTTTAAATGAGCCAGAGCTGCGTTATGAATGGTTGAAAAGCTATGGTCACATTTTAGCTCGCTATCATCAGGTGACGACTTATCCTCCTGTTGACAATTGGAAAGATATCTTATTGCAGCCAGGAGATGTTTGGGGGGGAGAAGTGGCCGCGACTCAGCTTACAAAATATAACCACCCTCACGAGCTACTATTGTTTAGCCGACATCAACCGGTCAAGTACTCTATCGGACATAAAGAGTTACCACCTCTTAAAGTAATAAAGCCATTTTGGGGCAAGTCTTTAAAAATTGGTCAACCTGCGTTGGCATTACTAACTATTGCTGAGTTGCTACTATCTAAGGATGCGCGCAATAGAGAAGTGGCTTATCTTATCAATGATAAATACGGAGAGTTGAACAAATTACCTTTGTGA